The following proteins are encoded in a genomic region of Nicotiana sylvestris chromosome 4, ASM39365v2, whole genome shotgun sequence:
- the LOC138889252 gene encoding uncharacterized protein, whose product MAKRMRSLEQSLKNIQGLSGQKSVSYTDLCMFPHVHLPVGFKTPKFEKYDGHGDPIAHLKKYCNQLCGAGGKEELLMAYFGESLVGIASEWNSLSYLKKKPSESFREYAIKWRKQASRVKPPMDEIEMVTTFLQAQESDYFQNMMSAMGKPFAEAIKIGEMVENRLKTGRILSQSAIRATSQAIQGGSGGIAKGKKREETFMASSGTRRSYTPGPIFSERTPQHYYPHQDLAYTPQPYSVMNTQPYVRPPQQANRSQAPPPRNQPPYPKLL is encoded by the exons atggcaaaaagaatgaggagccttgagcagagtttaaaaaatatacaaggtttaagcgggcagaagagtgtttcctatactgatctgtgcatgttccctcatgtgcacctgCCCGTAGGTttcaaaacaccaaagtttgagaaatatgatgggcatggcgatcccattgctcacctcaaaaagtattgcaaccaattgtgTGGGGCtggcggcaaagaagaattgttgatggcatacttcggagaaagcttggtgggcatagcctcagaatg GAATTCTTTGTCATACTTGAAAAAGAAAccctcagaaagcttcagagaatacgcTATTAAATGGCGCAAGCAGGCATCAAgagtaaaacctcccatggatgaaatagaaatggtcactactttcctccaagctcaagaatcagattacttccaaaacatgatgtcggccatggggaAACCTTtcgcagaagcaattaagatcggagaaatggtagaaaataggctaaaaacgggtcgaattctaagccaatctgctatcagagctacctcccaagccattcagggtgggtctggaggaatagcaaagggaaagaaaagggaagaaacgtTCATGGCATCGTCGGGTACAAGGAGAAGCTATACTCCCGGACCCATTTTCTCAGAGAGGACCCCGCAACACTATTACCCTCACCAAGATCTGGCCTATACTCCTCAGCCATACTCGGTCATGAATACTCAGCCTTATGTCCGGCCACCGCAACAAGCCAATCGgagccaagctccacctcctagaaatcagcctccttaccccAAACTACTATAA